The following is a genomic window from Acomys russatus chromosome 23, mAcoRus1.1, whole genome shotgun sequence.
GGTTGAAGCCACTGGAGCAGGAACCCAGATTCTAGAAAAGACAAGACTGAGGTGAAGCTGGATTCAATGGCAAGACTCTTCCTACCCCATCACTCAATTACTCTCTCTACTGTCTCATTTCACCCATGAAATCACTTTCCCAGGTAAGCATAGAATAAGATTCATTATACTCAAGAGATGAAGGAagtagggactgaagagatggctcagtaagtaccAGAACTtgcttcttgcagaggaccagagttcccagcacctacatagggtgactcaaaactgcctgtaagtGCAGTTCCATGCCCCGAGGGATCTTATGTCTTCTTCAGGCCTCTACAGGCAACTGCATTCACATGCGCATAcactacccctacacacacacacacacacacacacacacacacacacacacacacacacacactaaaaataaaataattaagctgggtggtggtggtgcatgcctttaatcccagtacttgggggcagaggcaagcagatcaatgtgagtttgaggccagcctggtctataaagcaaatccaggacagtcaaggctaccctgtcttgaaaaaccaaaaaccaaaaacaaaaaaaaaaaaacaaaaaaaaaagaaaaagaaaaaaaaattaatttaaaaataatgaactggagagagggctcaggagttaaaaggcacttgtttctttttcaggaaaCCCGGTTttagtttccaacacccacatacatagtggctcacaatcattggtcactccagttccaagagatctgacatcctATCATGACTTGTATAGGCAGCAGGCTCACACAtgctacatatgcatacatgtaggtgaaatatcaaatacataaaagaaaacattaaaatcttggtaggttttttttttgagacagtgtctctagatgtagtcctggatgtactgcagctggcctcaaactcacagaaacccttctgcctctgtctcccaagtgctgggattcaagacaaataagtaaataagcaaatcaAGAGAAAATTAAGTTGACTTGATCTGAGGTGATTTGGTGAGGCCCTGTAGCTCCGAGTCCTGACTCCATGTACTGTACCCCACATTTTCAACCTCTTACTGTCATACTCTCAACACTCATTAACCTAATCATCATTAGTTTGGGGTACTCAGGATCAGGCCACATTGAGACCACCAGTCCTGCAACAGCCAAAATGACTAGGGCTTGGAAGCTTGAACAGTGAATAGAGGTTCCTTTGGTCCAATCTCTATCCCTCCACCAAGCCTGTAGTGCTCTGTCCTTGCTATTTCCCATTTCGTTCAGCAAGAAGCTATAGTGGCCACACAAAATAGGCAaggtgataaataccatgacccaTTCAAAAGGCCTTGCATCTGTCTGCCCTATACCATGCATCTTCACCGACGTCGCTGACTTGCCAAAGTCCCAGAGGAAGGGATGATGGGCGGACCCATAGCATCCTTCTATGGGATCTCATACCTGGTTGGTATAGGCCAATGGTGGCAGTGGGAACTCCTTGCCGTGGATCTCAAAGACAACTGTGGGCATGATACCCAGCCTCCAACAGTTGATAGCAAactaagagaagagaaaggaatgtcACTTATCAAGAGACACACTGAGGGAGTAGAGCTCCTTCCTCCACACTCCGTGACTCTTCTCAGAGGGAAACAGGGAAGCTCTCCAGATGAGGCTGGGGTCTCAAAACATGGTCTCACCGGACGTATCGGCTTTCAGCAACACAGGGACAGACCCCAGCGTGGAACAAAAAGAGGCTTGCCTCGTGTCTTCCTTACCGGACTAGCCAGAGTGCACAAGTATctcaggaaagggaaagggggtaGAGGGATGGCATCAGTGGGCAGAGTAGATCAAAAAGGTACAGCAAAGGTTAGTGAGCCACAAAAGGCGTGGCCTCTCAGAGGACCAAGGACCCGATGATATCTGCAAAATATGGTGCTCCCACAGCAAGGACAGACTAAAGCTCAAAGGGACACACTGGCCACTTTTAATAAAATGTCCTCACCCAACAGTCACCATTGATGTTTCTTCTGTGTATAAAGGGGCTGTTCATTCAGGGAGTTTCCGGAAGTGAGGGGAGTGGGGACCTGACCTTACCTGGCCATGCTGGTCCTGCACAGCTCCAATGGCCTGCTGGATACTGAGGATGTCTCTACTAGGCCCTGTCAACAGGGCAGTGCCTGTGTCCAGGATGGCAGGGCAGCCATCTTGACAAGCCACCACTTCACCATTGACTGTGATCCTGGAATGTTAAACAGAAGGGCTTTAGGGTACCAACTGTATCCATCCCTTTGTCCCTGGATCCTTCCAACCCCTGCCAGAATCCTCAGGAAAGGGGGGAGGTCCGGAGCCTTCTTTTGAGCCTCTTGTTGGAACCCCAAAACTTCCCAAGATCAGAGAAAAGACTAAACAACTTCCCCTCAATTGGTGACTAAATTGAGAACAGCTCAAATTGCAAGGGTCCAAATAGCAGCAAAACAATCCATTTGCATGGCAGTCCACGGGTGCACTGAGGACTAAGTAGATGAATGAAAATCCAGTTTCAAGTTTTCTCTGTCATTTACTTAATACGTGTCTCATATAAGTCTCCCAGCATCTGTACACTTGGACTTCTCATGAACAAAATGGGTACATCCCTGAATTAACTTCCTCAAGGGATGGTCATGAGGCCCAAATCACATGTCTCTAGACTACACACTGAGGACAATACCGGCAGCCACCTCCTACAGGTTCAGTGGGAACCATGAGACAGCCATGTAACCACTCAGCCCAGTGCCTTCAGGAAGTCAGTGCAGTGGATGTGCAGCATAGCCATCCGCAAAGGATGCTGACCTCACAGCCAGCTATCAGAACGAGTCAGTCCTCTCAGAGCTACTGGGTACAGTTGTTTTCAGCCCTGTAGTCTGACACCCGATCCCCAATACCCACACATCAAGAGTCAGCCTCTAGCAAGGGTCCATGCAAGCTTCTGCTCACCTACCTGTCCACTGTGAACTGCCAATATCCCTGCACAGTCACGGGAACCCAGTGCAGAGACCCTACGAAGTAGGACTGATCGATGGCCCCCAGCGTGAGCATGCTCCCCTGTTCACCCCTGGAACCAAAAAAGACCTCGCTGTGGTAGCAGACACCCTGCTGGTGAGGAGCACCAAGTCCCATCCCGAGGCAGATGGGTAGAGACCCAAAGACCATCCACTGCCTCCTTCCCAACCCAACCCCACAGCCCGAGCAGCCTCTCCCCCTGGCAGGCTTCACTCTGACTCAGCTGCAGTTTCCTGCTGCCCTGAGTCTCCCAGCCCTGATTTCCTCACAGCCATGGGAGGGGAAGTAGTGACTGACCACACAGGTCAGGAGACCACAAGGTTCTGAGCTGCTGCCCTTGGGTCTTCCCAGAACCCCCCTTGAGCCTCCACCCAAGGCAAATTGAAACGGCATCTTCAACAAGGCCCCACACTTTGGATTAAAACTGCCTCCCAGTGCCAGATCCCCTGTGCTCCCTCTGGGCTGCTGTTGCATGCTTAGtgggacacactcacacactatcTCACGCTGTTCTGCCTCCTAGAACTTGAGTCTTTCCTACCCCCAGGTTCTGGAACATAGTACCTGCTGCCCAAAATACTCTGGCTCTCTGGACTCTTGCCTAGATAATTCCTGCTCATCTTCAGTGAAGTCTGCCCTGCCTTGTCCTGTGTGCctgttcacacatgtacacacagacatgcatacacatgtcaGAGTAGACATTCATGTTTACAGGTACCCATATGCCCCGTGCTTTCCTGTGGCACCCTTCTCACAGTTGCTTGCTTATAATGTGAATGACTGTGTGCTGTCTGTTCCCTTGCTAAAATTTATCTTCCGGCTTGTCTTGTCTGcttatatatatatgcccatgTCCTGGCCTAACCTCTGCATATAGAAGGCCTGGTAAATATTcatggaatgaatgaatgaatgaattaatgaatgaatgaatatctaCACGCATGACTGACTGAAATGTACCACTTTACTCTTTGCTCGGGGTTCCTTCTCCTCGGCTGTCCAGCCTCTTCTCCTGGGGGTGACCTCTTTCTCTTTGTGCAACCAGCtacactccacccccacctcatccccAGACTGAGAGGAGCTCACTCATCACAAGGAGCAGGAAGGTAAAGTAGCAGGTTCCCTGGGCTCCAGGCCTGGCTCGCACACTAGTTCCTGAATAAGCatagctctctttctctccctggtAGAAGAAGCCTGGACTCCACAGGGCTGGGGAATCTCAAAGGCACTGACAAATGACTtctgagatcctgtctctttAAAAGCCCTCATCTAGAGACGGGAACAAGCTTTGCTTCTGTTATTCTTtgtggtcccagggattgaacctggTACCTTGCACGTGCTAAGCAAGCCCTCTAACACATCCCCCACAAGGCTTTGCTTTGCAGGGACTGGGATGGGGGTGGAATGGAAGTCATCTCCTCTTTGGCCTAGCAGAGTCTAGCTGCATGAATGATGCCAGTAGGGTCTTTGGACAGAGGCTTGGAGGTGCCTGGAACCCAGGATGGAAAGGGTTTGAATGCTAGTGGCTACCTTGACAGGTAATGTCTCCAAGGGGCAGCCATTCACCTCAGCCAGCAGTCCTTACCCTCGGTGGCTGCGCTCCTACCTGCTCATGTATACGGAGAACAGGTCTTGGGCGACCAGGTGCCTACTCATCATGTTGTCAAATATGGGTACCGAGTACTTGGAGGCAAAGGAAGGGTAGGCCAGGCCCAGGATGCCATCGAACGGAGAGTAAGTGAAGATGGCACCTGGCTCCTGGGTGCTCAGGCCCACAGTCTGGTGGGAAACTACAATATCGGAGACCTGcaaagatgaaaatttaaaaatgtcacGATGGTTTCCATCATCCAGCCTGAGGCAGAGAAGCCAGGGGACAAGGACAGCCCagtctgggatcacaggccagTGTTAGAACTCCAGCCCTCGACAGCctgtcttcccttttttttttttttttttttttacaatctgcGAGGTTATCTTTAGCTTAAGAGATTGGAGTGGGTTGAGCCCTCTACACTTTCTACTTGGTTTTGAAGAATCGCACTGGTGAGGAGGGGAGTGGGAAAAGGAGACTGTCAGGTGCAGACACAGGTTTCATGTTGGGGACAAGCCCAAAGGAACTGGGATGATGGTGTTCTGATGCTGCCTGCAGAAACACCTGCACCTTCGCCTTCGTGGTCCCCTCCTGTGGTCCTCTCCTGTGGTCCTCCCATGGAggcatcaccatgcacaaagcagGTGCTGTATTGGGTCCCATTCTGTCATCTGCTGACTGAGCTAGAACAAGTTTCTCTCCAGGCCTCAGTCCCTTATCTGATAAACGGAATAATAATGCCTGAATCTCAAGTCAGTGCTTAGCCTAAGTCGCTGAACACCCACTGAGCATTCACTGAGTGTCTGTTTATTGAACAGTTATTGGTACCATGCTAAAGAAAGCCGCTCTTCATTGGCCCATTTCTCGGAGGGTAGATGTGTCTACCAGCCTGCTCTGGGCCACACAAAGGGCTGAAGAAGTTCTCCCACCTCTGCTCTGTCCCATAAAATTAATTGGCCTCCATATGGGACAGCCAACGTGAGCTTTAAGATCTGAAACCAAGCTTGCCAGTAGAAGCAGAATGGAATCATCCCTTCTGGTCCTGCCTCTCGCAATCAACCCCATTCCCCTAGTCCCTGAGCTCACTTTGCACCCCCCATGCCAGTTTCTATTCCCTTCCTCCactgctccagctcctccccaTCCCTAGTTTTTTGCACTCGCTCTTCTACAGTGCTGACCCCAGATCATCTCAAGCCTTGCTTCCGGAAGTTTATCTCTTGGCTTCCAGCTTTGCCACAGGCCACCATGTCTACCAAACCTCCATCCTCTGATTCCCAATCACTCTCTTCCATATATGCCAATACTGTTTTCTTCCTAGCCCTGCTCAGAACTGTTCAGAGCAGTCTGCTTGGTCTTTCGTGTGCAGGCCATGCTCTCGCAGGCCTGCCTGAGTGCCTTCTGCTGGAAAGCACAAGGCAAGCAGGTGCACGCTCTTGTTCCCCGCTGCTGTCTTTCTAGGCGCGTGCATTCATGCTGCGAATAAATGATCAATGGCTCAATGCCAGGAAATAActcagttctctttctttcaaCCAATAAGCATTATTGAGGATCTCTGACCTGCCATATGTAAGGTGTTGAGGATATAGCGATGGACAAAAGAAAGTCCCTGCCCTTGGGACCCTTTTACCCAACAGGAGAGACCAACAATGGATTTCTAAAAGCCATGATATAGAACATGTCAGGTGACAATGAGctctcagaagaaaaacaagccagAGTAAGGCCATAGGTGCTGGATGGTGGAGAGGCCTCATTGAAAGAGTAACATTCTGCAGAGAAGAGAAGGCTGGAGGTAGAACAGGCCAAGGGGCACCATACACAGGGTGAGCGTGGAGTGGAGTAAACTGAGTGACACAAGCCACAAGTCTGGCCAAGATGTGGAAATGGACACCAGGAAGTTGGGGATGCGCTCAAGTGGTGCTCTGAGACGGACGCAGCAAGcctcagaggaagggagggagcagcACAGAAATGGTTATCAAAGGGAACCCCCCTCAGAATTCTCACCTCTTGAATCACCCAGTGGACAGGACCTAAGGGATCCTCCTTCTCACCAAAAGCACAGCTCATGGGAACTAGGGTATCTTGGGGAAGAGATAGCTGCGGGGAAAGGCCAGGTGAGTCCAAGCTGTGGCCACCTCACTTACTGTGACAGTGTCATAGCCCAGGAAGCCCTCCACTCTGCCAGTGCCATACTGGACAAACAGGGGCTTGCTCAGGTTCTGGAAGGTGAAGGACTTGGATGGGTCAAAGCGGTGGTGGGTTTCTACAACGGAAACACAGATTAGTGGGTCCTTGGTGTCTCCTTGCCCTCCACATTCCCAAACAGGGCAGAAAACCTCACTAGGCCTTGTAAAAAGACAACAACGGGTAGCCGGGGCTATAGTTTAGTCAAGAAAGCCCAGTCCCCTTCCCCTAGCCCCCTGCCTGTGtaattccaaacacacacacacacacacacacacacacacacacacacacacacacaaagaagaagaagaagaagaagaagaagaagaagaagaagaagaagaagaaaagacaacgCAGATGTGTGGTTTCCAAGCCCATTTTTCCATTATCGGGGTAACTTTAGCCAAGATCCTTCTCATctggaggacagaaaaggaaggGACAAGAAGGGTAGGCAGGGAGGGAAGTCACTCACGGCAGACCCTGCTTCTGCAGTAGACAGAGGGCACCCAGAGTTCCGAAGAGCCCGTGTCAAACACCACCGTGAACTCCTGGGGTGGCGTCCCAATGTAGATTGTTCCAAAGTACTCGCTCTAAGGGCAGACAGCTCTGGGTGAGAGGTGTAGTCAGGGATGGaggacactgggggtgggggggagttgATGCTAGACACAGGTGCCTGCTGGCCCTGTATTTCCTACTCAGAGACCTGGGAAAGGGGGCatcaagaaggagaaaggaggaggtggCGCCCCCTACACAGGAGTCCTCAGGAGAGGACTTGTCATCTTTGGTCCCTTCTGCACTCCCACCCCAAGCCCCACAGCAGTGCTGGAAGCATATCAGAAACACATCATGAGCCACGACTAAAATCCCGCCTGGGAAAGAGACGAGGTTATCCtgccaaggaaggaagaagctagCCACAGCGGTGGGGCATCTGCTGAAGGCAGAGTTCCAGGAGCCCATGCAAGCTTCTGCTCCACCTGCCCCCACCAGCTCTCTTGAGACTGGGGTAGGACTCTGACCTagatatagaaataaaagcacagacacaAAAGTGCCGGGTGTTTACTGCCAAGAGTGGTGCAGGGCTCCAGAAAAGGCTCCAAAAAGGACAAGGGTAGTCTTGCCTgggtgggaagaggagaaaacTAGAATCCATGCCTTAGCAGCTAAAGACTGAGCGCCTGCTCGCTCCAGATCTGATGACCACACACTAAGGCATATTTCCCCTGACCCTTGGAAGGAGGTTGTATGACAAGGGTCATCTGAACTCAAACCCATTCTTCAGCGCTTTTGGGGCCCTGAAGACCAGAGGGCTGTCTTTGTTGCTCTGCCGGCTCATGGTAGAGGTACTGACGGGAGGGAGGTAGCCTCCGTGCAGCACAGGCGCCACAGCTAGCTCCTGAAAGAGGGAACTCTCTAGCAAGGCCAGAGCCTGGGGACAAGAGAATTCACCCTGAGAAGGCCTGTAGAGACTCACATCTAGGTAGTTGATCAGAGGTTCACTGGCCACTATCCCGGTGTTAGAACCCTTCTCAACGAACTCATATGGGTGTCTCTTCAGAAAGTCCTCCAGCAGTCCGCGCTCCTTCAGGGTGTTCCTCAGAGACTTCCCTTTATGCAGAGGGATCctgaggaggtggaaagaagTCACAGGAAGGGAGACTGGGCTCCATGAACCATGCCCACGCTGTTGTTCCCAGCCCAATCTCTAGCCAATGTTCCGCTGGCAGTGCCAAtgattttttcaatttaaaaagccATAACCCAAAGTGGAATAATAGATTCTGTGTTGATTTACAGGTCACTTTCTGGCTTTGTTAAACCCAATGCCCTGATACttcacttttcttcttcattgtggTAGAGATTCTGTTGATTTGTTTTTAGGACACGTTACATAGTAAGTTTTTGTTACTTATGGTTTAAAAGATACTAACACACCATCACTTACTCAGTCACCAAGTTCGTACTGGGACCTTACTAGGTGCCAAACACTGTCCAAAGTGCAGAGGACACATAGTGAAAAGGACACGGAGGGACCTCTCTGTGCAGAGATAATGCCATCTCCTGCACAGTGGCACCTGCTTCTGACAGTGATACCCCCTTTGCccatcccttttctcttctctctgaatacTGTTCTCACTACAGTGGCTGAGAATTCATCAAAGATTTCCTCACCACGAGCAGGACATAGAACTGGACCTGCTGGCCCAGTTGAGGTTTGGGATAATGAAAGCAAGTCAATTGGAAGAAAAAGATCAAGAGAGGAAACTGCAAAAGACAGGGTTCTAGACCCAGCTCTGCTGTGTTCTTTGGGAACCTGAAAACTGCCACAGCCCCCACACCCCCTGAGCTTCCACCAGGAGACTCCCCAAGTCCTCTGTACTTCCACTGGGGGTCTGCCAGAGCACTCTAATCTTCACTCTGTGGGGTCCAAGTGCCCttatcttcagtttcttcttacGCAACCGGGTTAATCATTCCTTTGCAATGCTTTCTTTACTCTGGATTTGACCATCTATGTCTCCCCTGTAGAT
Proteins encoded in this region:
- the LOC127206317 gene encoding chymosin-like; the encoded protein is MRSFGLLLAVFTISQSHAITRIPLHKGKSLRNTLKERGLLEDFLKRHPYEFVEKGSNTGIVASEPLINYLDSEYFGTIYIGTPPQEFTVVFDTGSSELWVPSVYCRSRVCQTHHRFDPSKSFTFQNLSKPLFVQYGTGRVEGFLGYDTVTVSDIVVSHQTVGLSTQEPGAIFTYSPFDGILGLAYPSFASKYSVPIFDNMMSRHLVAQDLFSVYMSRGEQGSMLTLGAIDQSYFVGSLHWVPVTVQGYWQFTVDRITVNGEVVACQDGCPAILDTGTALLTGPSRDILSIQQAIGAVQDQHGQFAINCWRLGIMPTVVFEIHGKEFPLPPLAYTNQNLGSCSSGFNHGSKLWILGDVFIREFYSVFDRANNRVGLAKAI